One genomic segment of Trichococcus shcherbakoviae includes these proteins:
- a CDS encoding methyltransferase domain-containing protein codes for MSYDIFAHYYDEIMDQSVYDSWLLYVEKYTAGKSGLDIMELACGTGKIAVELAKKGHRVTGVDLSDEMLSLAYNRMQEEGVTLSLAVGDMRSLEPMGDFDVVTCFSDSLCYMTDEAEVAEVFQSVMRNLAPDGVLLFDVHSMHQVNDVFPGYQYIYQDEAGAFLWESFAGDAPNSVEHDLTFFVGSQSNPKLFERHSEYHRERTYPLEVYKRLLEEAGFTDVTATAEFGEADVHADSPRWFFACKKA; via the coding sequence ATGAGTTACGACATCTTTGCCCATTACTATGATGAAATAATGGACCAGTCTGTCTACGACAGCTGGCTTCTTTATGTTGAAAAATATACAGCCGGGAAATCCGGTCTGGACATCATGGAATTGGCATGCGGAACAGGAAAGATTGCAGTGGAACTGGCGAAAAAAGGCCATCGAGTAACAGGAGTAGATCTCTCCGACGAAATGCTTTCACTTGCATACAATCGGATGCAGGAAGAAGGCGTTACGCTTTCGTTGGCTGTGGGGGACATGCGTTCTTTGGAGCCGATGGGGGATTTTGACGTCGTGACGTGCTTCTCTGATTCGCTTTGCTACATGACTGATGAAGCTGAAGTGGCGGAAGTCTTTCAAAGCGTCATGCGGAATCTCGCTCCTGATGGTGTTCTTTTGTTCGACGTCCATTCGATGCATCAAGTCAATGACGTTTTTCCGGGATATCAATACATCTATCAGGATGAAGCGGGAGCCTTCCTATGGGAAAGTTTTGCCGGCGATGCTCCGAACAGTGTCGAGCATGATTTGACTTTCTTCGTGGGATCCCAGAGTAATCCGAAATTGTTCGAACGCCATTCGGAATATCATCGCGAACGCACGTATCCGCTGGAAGTCTATAAACGGCTCCTTGAAGAAGCCGGCTTCACCGATGTGACGGCTACAGCCGAATTTGGTGAAGCTGACGTGCACGCTGACAGTCCGCGCTGGTTTTTTGCCTGCAAAAAAGCTTAA